Proteins encoded together in one Oncorhynchus nerka isolate Pitt River linkage group LG19, Oner_Uvic_2.0, whole genome shotgun sequence window:
- the LOC115101044 gene encoding claudin-4-like, whose translation MLSACLEVLGMGLCLLGSLLVMVACGLPMWKVTAFIDMNIVVAQTIWDGLWMSCVVQSTGQMQCKMHDSMLALSQDLQTARALTVISAVLGVAGLVVTIAGAQCTNCIKTESVKAKVVNAGGVVYIISGLLVLVPLCWMANNIIVDFYNPDVSSSKKREIGAAIYIGWAATALLLLGGTLLCCSCPQGAKSAYPIKYAPTKTISANGDFDKKHYV comes from the coding sequence ATGCTCTCTGCGTGTCTGGAGGTCCTTGGGATGGGGTTGTGCCTACTGGGCTCGCTCCTGGTCATGGTCGCGTGCGGGCTGCCCATGTGGAAGGTGACGGCGTTCATCGATATGAATATCGTGGTTGCGCAGACCATCTGGGACGGGCTCTGGATGTCGTGCGTGGTGCAGAGCACGGGTCAGATGCAGTGCAAAATGCACGACTCGATGCTTGCGCTCAGCCAGGACCTGCAGACGGCGCGCGCCCTCACGGTGATATCAGCGGTGCTGGGGGTGGCAGGGCTGGTGGTGACCATCGCTGGAGCTCAGTGCACCAACTGCATCAAGACCGAATCGGTGAAAGCCAAAGTGGTGAACGCAGGTGGGGTGGTCTACATCATCAGCGGTCTATTGGTGCTGGTTCCCCTCTGTTGGATGGCCAACAACATCATAGTAGACTTCTACAACCCAGATGTGTCCTCGTCCAAGAAGAGGGAGATAGGAGCAGCCATCTACATTGGCTGGGCGGCCACAGCCCTGCTCCTTCTGGGGGGAACCCTGCTGTGCTGCTCCTGTCCCCAGGGAGCCAAGAGCGCCTACCCCATCAAATATGCACCCACCAAGACCATCTCGGCCAATGGAGACTTCGACAAGAAACATTATGtgtag